A part of Oncorhynchus clarkii lewisi isolate Uvic-CL-2024 chromosome 17, UVic_Ocla_1.0, whole genome shotgun sequence genomic DNA contains:
- the LOC139370267 gene encoding uncharacterized protein, producing MYIWMVEVLCVLMCLGNHQAQEAIPAISMPDRIRVALAGETVLYKPKVTIPMNQSSSNLVCSGPPEQKKIKEWSILFSPETKTRTFNWEITAYNSSYSGEYNCKYKNVEIFWTLLVKDEGYRQSYSGFSLFIVLGALTTGFLIFSVIGSIYVFKSQWNGSTSSGVSGRNRGENEEEEENGNTSVNAAASAPVYASLESRPASVYEVLTPGAPVAAVNRESVQRKGKVKRKSKESMENATPQGEGIFECVYENF from the exons ATGTACATCTGGATGGTTGAAGTTCTGTGTGTACTGATGTGTTTGGGAAATCATCAGGCTCAAG AAGCCATCCCAGCCATCTCCATGCCGGACAGAATTAGGGTGGCTCTGGCAGGAGAAACGGTCCTTTACAAACCCAAAGTGACCATCCCAATGAATCAGAGCTCCAGCAACTTAGTCTGCTCTGGGCCTCCAGAACAAAAGAAGATAAAAGAATGGAGTATTCTCTTTTCTCCTGaaacaaaaacaagaacatttaaTTGGGAAATAACAGCATATAACAGTTCATACTCAGGAGAGTATAACTGCAAGTATAAAAATGTGGAGATCTTCTGGACCCTTCTGGTGAAAG acGAGGGGTACCGGCAGTCTTACTCTGGTTTCAGCCTTTTCATCGTGTTGGGGGCTCTTACCACAGGCTTCCTCATCTTCAGTGTGATCGGCTCCATATACGTGTTCAAAAGCCAATGG AATGGAAGTACCAGTAGTGGAGTAAGCGGAAGGAATAGAGGGgagaatgaagaggaggaggagaacggtaACACATCAGTGAATGCAGCTGCCTCTGCTCCAGTTTACGCT agTCTAGAGTCTCGGCCAGCATCTGTCTATGAGGTCTTGACCCCAGGAGCACCAGTAGCAGCAGTAAACCGTGAATCTGTCCAGAGGAAAGGAAAAGTAAAGAGAAAGTCAAAGGAATCG ATGGAGAATGCAACGCCGCAAGGGGAAGGAATATTTGAATGCGTCTATGAGAATTTCTGA